A stretch of DNA from Ignavibacteriota bacterium:
ACGTTGTGCGGGATGCGGCAGGTGGACACACATCTGTGAAAGTACTCCCGGGAAAGCCGCTGCCCGAGGGATGGACGGGGAAGAACTGGGCCTGTGCGCAACTGGCCGAACAGGCGCAGGGTGAACTTCTTCTGTTTACCGACGCCGATACCACGTACGAGCCCGGCGCATTGCGCGCGCTGGCCGCGGCGATACACACGTACAGAGCTGACCTCCTCTCGCTTATTCCGCGGCAGCGCATGGAAACTTTCTGGGAACGTGTATTCATGCCGCTGCTACATTTCGTCACGATGTGTTATCTGCCTTTTCCCCTCGCCACCTACACACGGTCCACACGGCTTGCCATGGCCAACGGGCAATGTATGCTGTTCCGCCGCGACAGCTACGAGACGCTGGGCGGGCACACCGCCGTTCGTTCCGCCGTGGTGGACGACGTCTGGCTGGCGCGCGCGGTCAAAGAACACGGCGGCCGCATCCGTGTCATGGACGGCACGGGAACCGTCTCGTGCCGCATGTACGAATCGCTCGAGGGCATACGCGAGGGCTTCAGCAAAAACATCTTCGAAGGATTGGGTCGTTCATTCCTCCTCGCGACCGCCGTGGTGCTGTGGAATCTCGCGACCGGTGTGCTGCCGTTTCTGCTGCTTCCTCTTGTCCTGTTTGTTCCGGCTTTTGAAGACGCACACACATTGTTCCTGCTTCATGTTGTCGCGGCACTCGGCATCCGGCTCATTCTCACAATAAAATTCCGTTACTCTCTTCCGCACGTGTTCACACATCCGCTCGCGATACTGCTGCTCGTGTCCATCACGATTCGATCCGCGCTCGCTTCGAGGCGCGGCGGTGTTGTGTGGAAGGGGAGAACATACACCCAGGCCCACACATGATACCCGCACTCATCATTGCCACCCACATAGCCCTGCGGCTCTTCACCGTCGAGGCTTCGTCGTCCATCAAATACAGCGTGGACATTCCCATCGAACGCATCAAGGCGTACGGCGACGACATCGGGCTCCTGTCGCGCAACATGCCCGGTGTGACCGCGATACAGCAGATCGCGCCGAACAGGTACCTGTACAAGACGCGCAAGTCCGTGCCATTGTCGAGCGACATGAAGCTCGATTTCACCATCGAGCGGAGT
This window harbors:
- a CDS encoding glycosyltransferase, which produces MIVYGWVVLAALLLMLAVVLVNVQFFRRIPKAVSGGTPRLSVCIPARNEAARIGACIRSLVAQEYPSFEILVLDDESTDGTADVVRDAAGGHTSVKVLPGKPLPEGWTGKNWACAQLAEQAQGELLLFTDADTTYEPGALRALAAAIHTYRADLLSLIPRQRMETFWERVFMPLLHFVTMCYLPFPLATYTRSTRLAMANGQCMLFRRDSYETLGGHTAVRSAVVDDVWLARAVKEHGGRIRVMDGTGTVSCRMYESLEGIREGFSKNIFEGLGRSFLLATAVVLWNLATGVLPFLLLPLVLFVPAFEDAHTLFLLHVVAALGIRLILTIKFRYSLPHVFTHPLAILLLVSITIRSALASRRGGVVWKGRTYTQAHT